Proteins encoded by one window of Orbaceae bacterium BiB:
- a CDS encoding S8 family peptidase: MTFVYFFGEDHSKQSNQFEKIKGRIKIKFFDFDNEFDNQQITEYVIGQLSAFGFSEYSNISYGLNIKYLKVNVNSYSDIVKLSSINGIKSIDLFQEYSFIDNGLKKTGSSYNQLQHYEKTDTQIGIIDTGISQSNQLLQNAIIAKESFVPTAYQNNTHATFIASTIQYGNELNGIKESNPKEFKLVDIAAIPNSDSSTGPTDTIGEDELMEIIETIVKKYSYKTKIWNLSIGIENQICDGNISDFGAFLDYIQAKYNVQFFIPSGNYSNYKSRTWPPSQNNEYDRIISPADSIIGLTVGSLALYDSKTSIVKKDQPSPFSRKGPGTGYTVKPELVDYGGNISHSDSISSLGMKGMDINGNITEGIGTSYSTPRVVRKFATIYDEMIEKDLLLSKAMWIGYTN, from the coding sequence GTGACATTTGTCTATTTTTTTGGCGAGGATCATTCTAAACAAAGTAATCAATTTGAAAAAATTAAAGGTAGAATAAAAATTAAGTTTTTTGATTTTGACAACGAATTTGATAATCAACAAATTACTGAGTATGTTATAGGACAATTATCTGCATTTGGTTTTTCTGAATATAGTAATATTAGCTACGGTCTAAATATAAAATATTTAAAAGTGAATGTTAATTCATATTCTGATATAGTTAAATTATCATCAATAAATGGTATAAAAAGCATTGATTTATTTCAAGAGTATAGTTTTATTGACAATGGATTAAAAAAAACTGGTTCATCCTATAACCAACTCCAGCACTATGAAAAAACAGATACACAAATAGGAATTATCGATACAGGTATTAGTCAATCTAATCAATTGTTACAAAACGCCATAATAGCTAAAGAATCCTTCGTTCCAACCGCATATCAGAACAATACTCATGCAACATTTATAGCATCAACTATTCAATACGGAAATGAACTGAACGGAATTAAAGAAAGTAATCCCAAAGAATTCAAACTAGTCGATATTGCTGCGATACCGAATAGTGACAGTTCCACTGGACCAACAGATACAATTGGCGAAGATGAACTGATGGAAATAATTGAAACTATAGTGAAAAAATATTCTTATAAAACAAAAATATGGAATCTTTCAATTGGAATTGAAAATCAAATTTGTGACGGTAATATATCCGATTTTGGTGCTTTTTTAGACTACATACAAGCCAAATATAATGTTCAATTTTTTATTCCTAGTGGTAATTATAGTAATTACAAATCAAGAACTTGGCCACCAAGTCAAAATAATGAATATGATAGGATTATATCGCCAGCTGATTCGATTATAGGTTTAACGGTTGGCTCTTTAGCCCTTTATGATTCAAAAACATCTATAGTAAAAAAAGATCAACCATCACCATTTAGTAGAAAAGGCCCTGGTACTGGTTATACAGTTAAACCTGAATTAGTCGACTATGGTGGAAATATATCGCATTCTGATTCTATAAGTTCATTAGGAATGAAAGGAATGGATATCAATGGAAATATTACTGAAGGAATTGGAACAAGTTATTCAACACCAAGAGTAGTAAGAAAATTTGCAACAATCTATGATGAGATGATAGAGAAAGACTTATTATTATCAAAAGCAATGTGGATAGGCTACACTAATTAG
- a CDS encoding IS3 family transposase (programmed frameshift), whose protein sequence is MVKKFSTEFKQQSVDYALSNAHLSLADIANHLGIGQSTLDRWVRQINPGKTSKRELTAEQQKIIALEKENKELKMANEILKKGACVLHQPSKSVKYKYMKLYLSSYPVRLTCCLLNVSVPGYYAWLKRTPKSQPLIDNVKALYWRHKARLGAPSLVHDIRDEGYDVSERTVSRVLQKLGLRSKVARKFNYLAAPSLSHDVAPNTLDRQFNPDKPNRVWVTDITYIKTGEGWLYLCVIIDLFGRKVIGRQTSSRIDRHLVCNTLKNALFRRQFPKGVLLHSDRGSQYCSADFKRLLLQYGLSQSMSRAGNCWDNAVAESFFHTLKTHIIHGCDYKTREDANKALFEYIEIYYNRVRRHSTNGWISPQQYENQYYLNNTFIEASTV, encoded by the exons ATGGTCAAAAAATTCAGTACTGAGTTCAAACAACAATCAGTTGATTATGCCTTATCGAATGCTCATCTTTCGCTAGCCGATATTGCAAATCACCTTGGCATTGGTCAATCAACCCTTGATAGATGGGTAAGGCAAATCAATCCAGGTAAAACCAGTAAACGCGAGTTAACGGCTGAGCAGCAAAAAATTATCGCTCTAGAAAAAGAAAATAAAGAACTGAAAATGGCGAATGAAATCCTAAAAAAGG GCGCATGTGTACTTCATCAACCATCCAAGTCGGTGAAGTACAAGTATATGAAACTGTATTTATCGTCGTATCCGGTACGTTTAACCTGTTGCCTATTAAACGTCAGCGTGCCCGGTTATTACGCTTGGTTAAAACGCACACCGAAATCACAGCCGCTGATTGATAACGTCAAGGCACTCTATTGGCGGCATAAAGCGCGTTTGGGTGCACCAAGCTTAGTACACGATATCCGAGATGAGGGCTATGATGTCTCAGAAAGAACAGTAAGTCGAGTATTACAAAAATTAGGCTTACGAAGTAAAGTCGCCCGTAAATTTAACTATCTAGCAGCGCCAAGCCTATCTCATGATGTAGCGCCAAATACATTAGATAGACAGTTTAATCCTGATAAACCGAATCGTGTTTGGGTGACCGATATCACGTATATCAAAACCGGTGAAGGCTGGCTATACCTTTGTGTGATTATTGATTTATTCGGGCGAAAAGTGATTGGACGACAAACGAGCTCGCGGATTGATAGGCACTTAGTCTGTAACACACTCAAAAATGCCTTATTCCGTCGTCAGTTTCCAAAGGGTGTATTACTTCACAGCGACCGAGGAAGCCAATATTGCAGTGCTGATTTTAAGCGATTATTGTTACAGTATGGACTTAGTCAAAGTATGAGTCGAGCAGGCAATTGTTGGGATAATGCGGTAGCTGAAAGTTTTTTTCATACATTAAAAACGCACATTATTCATGGTTGTGATTACAAAACTCGGGAGGATGCGAATAAAGCCCTATTTGAATATATTGAAATCTATTATAATCGTGTTCGTCGTCATTCAACTAATGGTTGGATATCGCCTCAGCAATATGAAAATCAGTATTATCTAAATAACACATTTATAGAGGCGAGCACTGTCTAA